One stretch of Corallococcus soli DNA includes these proteins:
- a CDS encoding FHA domain-containing protein: MDEVIFLEVLEGDAVQARHRLETWPVTVGRGYGNDVILDDPKVSAEHLRLERREDGAVLLRDVGSVNGTFRVTPWTPVHELVLTPDARVSVGDTVLRFRPRSFAVEATVVNEAADAPSERLFERPRAFALTMQALVATSFISERLVQFQKTDWGDLLLSSVLPLGLTLLWAGGWSLASRIARRSFHFRVHATIGGMVLMGFALVPPLFALVGFSFSLGAWLGFVRTLAVLALVGWGLYWHLRYVTRWSGRRVVRGLAVASVGVLVLTNVPQLLGNEGFSEALEFPRSLLPPALRLAPAHSMDTFFEEVRPLEKKVDTLAKED, encoded by the coding sequence GTGGACGAAGTGATCTTCCTGGAGGTGTTGGAGGGCGACGCCGTCCAGGCCCGCCACCGGCTGGAGACGTGGCCCGTGACGGTGGGGCGCGGCTACGGCAACGACGTCATCCTGGACGACCCCAAGGTGTCCGCCGAGCACCTGCGCCTGGAGCGGCGCGAGGACGGCGCGGTGCTCCTGCGCGACGTGGGCAGCGTCAACGGCACCTTCCGCGTGACGCCCTGGACCCCCGTGCATGAGCTGGTGCTCACGCCGGACGCGCGCGTGTCCGTGGGGGACACGGTGCTGCGCTTCCGCCCGCGCTCCTTCGCGGTGGAGGCCACCGTCGTCAACGAAGCCGCGGACGCCCCCAGCGAGCGGCTCTTCGAGCGTCCCCGGGCCTTCGCGCTGACGATGCAGGCGCTGGTCGCCACGTCCTTCATCTCCGAGCGGCTGGTCCAGTTCCAGAAGACGGACTGGGGGGACCTGCTGCTCTCCAGCGTGCTGCCCCTAGGGCTGACGTTGCTGTGGGCGGGAGGCTGGTCGCTGGCCAGCCGCATCGCGCGGCGGAGCTTCCACTTCCGCGTGCACGCCACCATCGGCGGGATGGTGCTGATGGGCTTCGCGCTGGTGCCGCCGCTGTTCGCGCTCGTGGGCTTCAGCTTCTCGCTGGGCGCGTGGCTGGGCTTCGTGCGGACGCTGGCCGTCCTGGCCCTGGTGGGGTGGGGGCTGTACTGGCACCTGCGCTACGTGACGCGGTGGAGCGGCCGGCGCGTGGTGCGCGGGCTCGCCGTCGCGTCGGTGGGCGTGCTGGTGCTGACGAACGTCCCGCAGTTGTTGGGCAACGAGGGCTTCAGCGAGGCGCTGGAGTTCCCCCGCTCGCTGCTGCCGCCCGCGCTGCGCCTCGCGCCAGCGCACTCCATGGACACGTTCTTCGAGGAGGTCCGTCCGCTGGAGAAGAAGGTGGACACGCTCGCGAAGGAGGACTGA
- a CDS encoding aldo/keto reductase, translated as MKYANLGHTGLRVSRICLGCMSYGTPKWRPWVLDEEASQPFFRRAVELGVTFFDTANMYSDGVSEEVTGRALRRYANMDEVVLATKVYFPTGSGQNERGLSRKNITQACEASLKRLGVETIDLYQIHRMDRNTPIEETLSALDQLVRQGKVRYLGASSSYAWQFARALGVSERNGWAKFVSMQDHYNLVYREEEREMLPLCEAEGIGVIPWSPLARGLLTGSRKSLDDREATTRAGSDTLSPVLYNQAGDWDVVEAVKKVAEARKAPPAQVALAWLLSKPVVTAPIIGATKPEHLEDAVKAVTLKLAPEEIKALEAPYKPHEVRGM; from the coding sequence ATGAAGTACGCCAACCTGGGTCACACGGGCCTGCGGGTCTCCCGCATCTGCCTGGGCTGCATGAGCTACGGCACGCCGAAGTGGCGCCCGTGGGTGCTGGATGAGGAGGCGTCGCAGCCCTTCTTCCGCCGCGCGGTGGAGCTGGGCGTCACCTTCTTCGACACCGCGAACATGTACTCGGACGGCGTCAGCGAGGAGGTGACGGGCCGCGCGCTGCGCCGCTACGCGAACATGGACGAGGTGGTGCTGGCGACGAAGGTCTACTTCCCCACCGGCAGCGGACAGAACGAGCGGGGCCTGTCGCGCAAGAACATCACCCAGGCGTGCGAGGCGAGCCTCAAGCGGCTGGGGGTGGAGACCATCGACCTGTACCAGATTCACCGCATGGACCGGAACACGCCCATCGAGGAGACGCTGTCCGCGCTCGACCAACTCGTGCGCCAGGGCAAGGTGCGCTACCTGGGCGCCAGCTCGTCGTACGCGTGGCAGTTCGCGCGCGCGCTCGGCGTGTCCGAGCGCAACGGCTGGGCGAAGTTCGTGTCCATGCAGGACCACTACAACCTCGTCTACCGCGAGGAGGAGCGGGAGATGCTCCCCTTGTGCGAGGCGGAGGGCATCGGCGTCATCCCCTGGTCGCCGCTGGCCCGGGGGCTGCTCACCGGCTCGCGCAAGTCGCTGGACGACCGCGAGGCCACGACGCGCGCGGGCTCCGACACGCTGTCGCCGGTGCTCTACAACCAGGCCGGGGACTGGGACGTGGTGGAGGCGGTGAAGAAGGTGGCGGAGGCGCGCAAGGCCCCGCCCGCGCAGGTGGCCCTGGCGTGGCTGCTGTCCAAGCCCGTCGTCACCGCGCCCATCATCGGCGCGACGAAGCCCGAGCACCTGGAGGACGCGGTGAAGGCGGTGACGCTCAAGCTCGCGCCCGAGGAGATCAAGGCGCTGGAGGCCCCCTACAAGCCGCACGAGGTGCGCGGGATGTAG
- a CDS encoding cytochrome P450, with translation MSERFNLLSPEVRANPYPTYARMRRDAPVCQVDPGGMWAVSRHDDVLRVLKDPQRFSSQGFRQVTNPPWLGGNPFAESMLVMDPPQHGRLRGLVQKAFGAAAMARLEPRVRELCRQAVAELPRGRPVDMMAPFALRIPAAVISELLGLDPRHAARLKQWADLITGGVSTVRPEEEDRKQRARDAVAEVRAYFGDVLEARAREPAGTDVLSELRQARVDGEALTKDELIAFMALLLVGGIETVVHLLGSSLVVLREHPEVWAQLRADRSRIPAFIEEVLRYEPPAQAAPRLTTEEVELGGVKLPRGAPVLVLLASAAHDEAHFPDGDRFNLSRAGPQNLPFGHGIHFCLGAQLARMEGRLALEALLDAFRHLEAGPEPMTWHRTLVVRGPATLPLVLHPA, from the coding sequence ATGAGCGAGCGCTTCAACCTCTTGTCACCCGAAGTGAGGGCCAACCCCTATCCCACCTATGCCCGCATGCGCCGCGACGCGCCCGTGTGCCAGGTGGACCCGGGCGGGATGTGGGCGGTGTCGCGCCATGACGACGTGCTGCGCGTCCTCAAGGATCCCCAGCGCTTCTCCTCCCAGGGCTTCCGTCAGGTCACCAACCCGCCCTGGCTGGGAGGCAATCCCTTCGCGGAGTCCATGCTCGTGATGGACCCGCCCCAGCACGGCCGCCTGCGGGGCCTGGTGCAGAAGGCCTTCGGCGCGGCCGCCATGGCGCGGCTGGAGCCCCGGGTGCGGGAGCTGTGTCGGCAGGCGGTGGCGGAGCTGCCCCGGGGCCGCCCGGTGGACATGATGGCCCCCTTCGCCCTGCGCATCCCGGCCGCCGTCATCAGCGAGCTGCTGGGCCTGGACCCCCGTCACGCCGCGCGCCTGAAGCAGTGGGCGGACCTCATCACCGGCGGCGTCAGCACCGTCCGCCCGGAGGAGGAGGACCGCAAGCAGCGGGCGCGCGACGCGGTGGCGGAGGTTCGCGCCTACTTCGGCGACGTGCTGGAGGCCCGAGCGCGCGAGCCCGCGGGCACGGACGTGCTCAGCGAGCTGCGACAGGCCCGCGTGGACGGCGAGGCCCTGACGAAGGACGAGCTCATCGCCTTCATGGCCCTGCTGCTGGTGGGCGGCATCGAGACGGTGGTGCACCTGCTGGGCTCGTCCCTCGTCGTGCTGCGGGAGCACCCGGAGGTGTGGGCCCAGCTCCGGGCGGATCGCTCGCGCATCCCCGCCTTCATCGAGGAGGTGCTGCGCTACGAACCGCCCGCCCAGGCCGCCCCGCGCCTCACCACCGAGGAGGTGGAGCTGGGCGGCGTGAAGCTCCCCAGGGGCGCCCCGGTGCTGGTGCTCCTGGCCTCCGCCGCGCACGACGAGGCCCACTTCCCGGACGGCGACCGCTTCAACCTGTCCCGCGCCGGCCCGCAGAACCTGCCCTTCGGGCACGGCATCCACTTCTGTCTGGGCGCGCAGTTGGCGCGCATGGAAGGGCGGCTGGCCCTGGAGGCCCTGCTGGACGCCTTCCGCCACCTGGAGGCCGGCCCGGAGCCCATGACATGGCACCGCACGCTGGTGGTGCGCGGGCCCGCCACGCTGCCGCTGGTCCTCCACCCGGCCTGA
- the lon gene encoding endopeptidase La, whose product MSDEKKKGTAASAMPTAMAPPGLINKEDIPQVLPILPLRNSVFFPGGVLPLAVGRQKTIALIKDAVRDDQVIGVVTQRRAEEEDPGASDLYTMGTVARIVKLLKMGEDNYSLVVQGLARFRVMELVQEAPYLKARVDAVEDKTSSENVEVEALGINLKKLAREVIELMPELPAAATELVESITHPGHLADLIAANVDVPIEEKQAVLETVDLKARMKLVLELLNRKREILKLSNKIDSAVKGEMSKTQREYYLRQQLKAIKEELGEMGEEEEELDELQERLKKAALPPEVEKVAQKELNRLKTIPAASSEYTVARTYLDWIADLPWSKISEDNLDIENARQQLDKDHFGIKKVKKRILEYLAVRKLKNDMRGPILCLVGPPGVGKTSLGQSVAKATGRKFVRLSLGGVRDEAEIRGHRRTYVGALPGRFIQSMKKAGTKNPVMMLDEIDKLGADFRGDPSAALLEVLDPEQNSTFSDHYLDVAFDLSKVMFVATANQLDPIPGPLRDRMEIIELTGYTFEEKQAIARIHLVPKQLKEHGLSGDHIEILDDALLILTTSYTREAGVRNLERRIADICRAVAVEVAGGKMEKQTIGSERVKEILGPEMFYSEVAERTEVPGVATGLAWTAAGGDLLFIEATKMAGKGGMTLTGQLGDVMKESATAALSYLRSKAESLGISPNFLEKTDLHLHFPAGSIPKDGPSAGVTILTALTSLLTGIRVRHDTAMTGEATLRGLVLPVGGIKEKVLAAHRAGIKRVILPERCRKDLIDVPDQAKNELEFIFATHMDEVLKAALETSPFKEGAALPATTPETPAAEVRA is encoded by the coding sequence ATGTCTGACGAGAAGAAGAAGGGCACCGCGGCCAGCGCCATGCCCACCGCGATGGCCCCTCCGGGGCTCATCAACAAGGAAGACATCCCGCAGGTGCTGCCCATCCTGCCGCTGCGCAACAGTGTGTTCTTCCCCGGGGGCGTGCTGCCCCTGGCCGTCGGCCGCCAGAAGACGATCGCGCTGATCAAGGACGCCGTTCGCGACGACCAGGTCATTGGTGTCGTCACGCAGCGCCGCGCCGAGGAAGAGGATCCGGGCGCGTCCGACCTGTACACGATGGGCACCGTCGCCCGCATCGTGAAGCTGTTGAAGATGGGCGAGGACAACTACTCGCTCGTGGTCCAGGGCCTCGCGCGCTTCCGCGTGATGGAGCTGGTCCAGGAAGCGCCCTACCTCAAGGCCCGCGTCGACGCCGTGGAGGACAAGACGTCCTCGGAGAACGTCGAAGTGGAGGCCCTGGGCATCAACCTGAAGAAGCTGGCGCGCGAGGTCATCGAGCTGATGCCCGAGCTGCCCGCGGCCGCCACGGAGCTGGTGGAGAGCATCACCCACCCGGGCCACCTGGCGGACCTCATCGCCGCGAACGTGGACGTGCCCATCGAGGAGAAGCAGGCCGTGCTGGAGACGGTCGACCTCAAGGCGCGCATGAAGCTCGTGCTGGAGCTGCTCAACCGCAAGCGCGAGATCCTCAAGCTCTCCAACAAGATCGACTCCGCCGTGAAGGGCGAGATGTCGAAGACCCAGCGCGAGTACTACCTGCGCCAGCAGCTCAAGGCGATCAAGGAAGAGCTCGGGGAGATGGGTGAGGAGGAGGAGGAGCTGGACGAGCTGCAGGAGCGCCTGAAGAAGGCCGCCCTTCCCCCGGAAGTGGAGAAGGTCGCCCAGAAGGAGCTCAACCGCCTGAAGACGATCCCGGCGGCCTCCAGCGAGTACACCGTCGCGCGCACCTACCTGGACTGGATCGCGGACCTGCCGTGGTCGAAGATCAGCGAGGACAACCTCGACATCGAGAACGCGCGCCAGCAGCTGGACAAGGATCACTTCGGCATCAAGAAGGTGAAGAAGCGCATCCTGGAGTACCTGGCCGTCCGCAAGCTGAAGAACGACATGCGCGGGCCCATCCTGTGCCTCGTCGGTCCCCCGGGCGTCGGCAAGACGTCGCTGGGCCAGAGCGTGGCCAAGGCCACGGGCCGCAAGTTCGTGCGCCTGTCGCTGGGCGGCGTGCGTGACGAGGCGGAGATCCGGGGCCACCGGCGCACCTACGTGGGCGCGCTGCCGGGCCGCTTCATCCAGAGCATGAAGAAGGCCGGGACGAAGAACCCGGTCATGATGCTGGACGAGATCGACAAGCTGGGCGCGGACTTCCGCGGCGACCCGAGCGCGGCGCTGCTGGAGGTGCTGGACCCGGAGCAGAACAGCACGTTCAGCGACCACTACCTGGACGTGGCGTTCGACCTGTCGAAGGTCATGTTCGTCGCCACGGCGAACCAGCTGGATCCCATCCCCGGTCCGTTGCGCGACCGCATGGAGATCATCGAGCTGACGGGCTACACGTTCGAGGAGAAGCAGGCCATCGCCCGCATCCACCTCGTGCCCAAGCAGCTCAAGGAGCACGGCCTGTCGGGCGACCACATCGAGATCCTGGATGACGCGCTGCTCATCCTGACGACCTCGTACACGCGTGAAGCCGGCGTGCGCAACCTGGAGCGCCGCATCGCGGACATCTGCCGCGCGGTGGCGGTGGAGGTGGCCGGTGGGAAGATGGAGAAGCAGACCATCGGTTCGGAGCGCGTGAAGGAGATCCTCGGGCCTGAGATGTTCTACTCGGAGGTCGCGGAGCGCACGGAGGTCCCCGGTGTGGCGACGGGCCTCGCGTGGACCGCGGCGGGCGGCGATCTGCTCTTCATTGAAGCCACCAAGATGGCGGGCAAGGGCGGCATGACGCTCACCGGCCAGCTGGGTGACGTGATGAAGGAGAGCGCCACGGCGGCGCTGAGCTACCTGCGCAGCAAGGCGGAGTCGCTCGGCATCAGCCCGAACTTCCTGGAGAAGACGGACCTGCACCTGCACTTCCCGGCGGGCTCCATCCCCAAGGATGGTCCCTCCGCCGGCGTCACCATCCTCACCGCGCTCACCAGCCTGCTGACGGGCATCCGGGTGCGGCACGACACGGCGATGACGGGCGAGGCCACGCTGCGCGGCCTGGTCCTGCCGGTGGGTGGCATCAAGGAGAAGGTCCTGGCGGCGCACCGCGCGGGCATCAAGCGCGTCATCCTGCCGGAGCGTTGCCGCAAGGACCTGATCGACGTGCCGGATCAGGCGAAGAACGAGCTGGAGTTCATCTTCGCCACGCACATGGATGAGGTCCTCAAGGCCGCGCTGGAGACGTCTCCGTTCAAGGAGGGCGCAGCGCTGCCCGCCACCACGCCGGAGACGCCGGCGGCCGAGGTCCGGGCGTAG
- a CDS encoding VWA domain-containing protein, with amino-acid sequence MKVHTCAHLLTLSALLAVGCHSPVDDAGSTVPETCEATPPVVAPQKTDILFVIDNSNSMQEEQQGIATELPAFVSALKAGSGVAQEFRVGVITTSVYQRLTITNGPDSIRSFPDQEGRLQPVKDEAGQPTAERFIESTDPLLLDKFQRLVAQGTTGSGQETPFEAVRLAVASPLAQQPLEEGGNAGFLRDGARLLVVVVSDEEDCSSMQRPPPVSLVQDTSVDACNRDADKLTPVEDYYKAFQGLYDGRGASREVLWATIGPVALSDKRAEQVTDTSGGKPAVRNADCPTSYGAGFRQSALAQAFDSTRANLDSICRSDYQQTLLGIAELATVAQSVDVVNLPDPRLAVVEVTRANGSVQTCTVANGDIRYEPSGEDRSARLFFLGPCLRRVGDTKVEVKVLCAG; translated from the coding sequence GTGAAGGTCCACACTTGTGCCCACCTGCTGACGCTGTCCGCGCTGCTGGCGGTCGGCTGTCACTCGCCCGTCGACGACGCGGGCTCCACGGTGCCGGAGACCTGTGAGGCGACCCCTCCCGTGGTCGCGCCGCAGAAGACGGACATCCTCTTCGTCATCGACAATTCGAACTCCATGCAGGAGGAGCAGCAGGGCATCGCGACGGAGCTGCCCGCCTTCGTGTCCGCGCTCAAGGCGGGCAGCGGGGTGGCGCAGGAGTTCCGCGTGGGTGTCATCACCACCTCCGTGTATCAGCGCCTCACCATCACGAACGGGCCGGACAGCATCCGCTCGTTCCCGGATCAGGAAGGGCGCCTCCAGCCGGTGAAGGACGAGGCCGGGCAGCCCACCGCGGAGCGCTTCATCGAAAGCACGGACCCCCTGCTCCTGGACAAGTTCCAGCGGCTGGTGGCCCAGGGCACCACCGGCAGCGGGCAGGAGACGCCCTTCGAGGCTGTGCGGCTGGCGGTCGCCTCGCCCCTGGCCCAGCAGCCGCTGGAAGAGGGCGGCAACGCGGGTTTCCTGCGGGACGGGGCCCGCCTGCTGGTGGTGGTGGTGTCGGACGAGGAGGACTGCAGCTCCATGCAGCGGCCGCCCCCGGTGTCGCTGGTCCAGGATACGTCGGTGGATGCGTGCAACCGGGACGCGGACAAGCTCACGCCCGTGGAGGACTACTACAAGGCCTTCCAGGGGCTGTATGACGGGCGGGGCGCGTCGCGCGAGGTGCTGTGGGCGACCATCGGGCCGGTGGCGCTGTCGGACAAGCGCGCGGAGCAGGTGACGGACACGTCGGGCGGGAAGCCCGCCGTGCGCAACGCCGACTGCCCGACGTCCTACGGGGCGGGCTTCCGGCAGAGCGCCCTGGCGCAGGCGTTCGACTCGACGCGGGCGAACCTGGATTCCATCTGCAGGAGCGACTACCAGCAGACGCTGCTCGGCATCGCGGAGCTGGCCACGGTGGCCCAGAGCGTGGACGTGGTGAACCTGCCGGATCCGCGCCTGGCCGTCGTGGAGGTGACGCGGGCGAACGGGTCGGTGCAGACGTGCACCGTGGCCAATGGCGACATCCGTTACGAGCCGTCCGGCGAGGACCGCTCCGCGCGCCTGTTCTTCCTGGGCCCGTGCCTGCGCCGCGTGGGTGACACGAAGGTGGAGGTGAAGGTGCTGTGCGCCGGGTAG
- a CDS encoding ImuA family protein, whose protein sequence is MGAAVERSSLGVVEELRERIRQLQAAPRRALSVLRTGVDAVDALLPMGGLPLGHSVELCGEAASGRTSLALRAVASAHREQRLCAWVDGPQELYPPAASALGVDLERLLVVRPRLFAQRVWSTVQLARSGAFTCVVLDLTHGVGAAGRPERLSLPEARKLADAAARGGTLVLLLTSPEAPADGLARLRLEAQGVQGWAVELERSRGGGVGTRVVSPWQALYPEVGLDAGARRLDVDDVDAPANPGTAGPGFYREPGDSVRNGCGILGQRPGRDAPMPPLREGLPRSSGTC, encoded by the coding sequence ATGGGCGCGGCGGTGGAGCGGTCGTCGTTGGGGGTGGTGGAGGAGCTGCGCGAACGGATCCGTCAGCTCCAGGCCGCGCCCCGGCGCGCGCTCTCCGTGCTGCGCACGGGCGTGGACGCGGTGGACGCGCTGCTGCCCATGGGCGGGCTCCCCCTGGGGCACTCCGTGGAGCTGTGCGGCGAGGCGGCGTCGGGGCGGACCAGCCTGGCGCTGCGCGCGGTGGCGTCCGCGCACCGGGAGCAGCGCCTGTGCGCGTGGGTGGATGGCCCCCAGGAGCTCTATCCGCCCGCGGCGTCCGCGCTGGGCGTGGACCTGGAGCGGCTGCTCGTCGTGCGGCCCCGGCTCTTCGCGCAGCGGGTGTGGTCCACCGTGCAGCTCGCGCGCAGCGGGGCCTTCACCTGCGTGGTGCTGGACCTGACGCATGGCGTGGGCGCGGCGGGCCGGCCGGAGCGGCTGTCGCTGCCAGAGGCCCGGAAGCTCGCGGACGCGGCGGCGCGGGGCGGGACGCTGGTGCTGCTGCTGACGTCTCCCGAAGCCCCCGCGGATGGGCTGGCGCGGCTGCGGCTGGAGGCCCAGGGCGTCCAGGGCTGGGCCGTGGAGCTGGAGCGCAGCCGGGGCGGTGGCGTGGGGACGCGCGTCGTGAGCCCCTGGCAGGCGCTGTACCCGGAGGTGGGGCTGGACGCTGGCGCCCGGCGGCTGGACGTGGACGACGTGGACGCCCCCGCGAACCCCGGCACCGCGGGGCCGGGCTTCTACCGCGAGCCGGGCGACAGCGTGCGCAACGGCTGCGGCATCCTGGGCCAGCGCCCCGGACGCGACGCGCCCATGCCCCCGCTGCGCGAGGGCCTGCCGCGGTCGTCGGGCACCTGCTGA
- a CDS encoding Y-family DNA polymerase, with product MRRGYLHVTRFPVQRKVIESPGLAGQPFALVEEVRGQRRVAFASSRALKVGVRPGMTLTAATALEPELRHFPYRPQDEAQALRALGESLLGLCPGFQRSAPDGLWFDASAAHLVGGEPELGSRVLEVCAEQGYRGHVTVASEAFTSRVLARHGSRRVEVVPEGQGARALAPLPLGALEDGTARAFTVLGLSTLGEVAALPAGAVVARGGAPAAWAHARCRGVDDTPFNPEPLEQALEDRVVLDAPADSFEPVQFALKTLLDRLGARLSGRQRAAVRLTFVLRLDPTGEASVPLLLARPTARAKLLLELARHRLGELRLERPVAEVAVRVDAHDEDLGQQLALGDAPEGDAALEGVLSRLATTLGEEALFSASLEPAHRPEAAHAPRAFHPPEARRGLLSTAEPAGPVTVWREAGAARERPSRLLARPARLEAELAASGALLAARLGGRRHRVTAMAGPERLGGEWWSDTPYQRDYYRVHFEGLGPAWVFRDGRDGGFYLQGLFD from the coding sequence ATGCGGAGGGGCTACCTGCACGTCACGCGCTTCCCGGTGCAGCGCAAGGTCATCGAATCGCCGGGGCTCGCGGGGCAGCCCTTCGCGCTGGTGGAGGAGGTGCGCGGACAGCGCCGGGTGGCCTTCGCGTCCTCGCGCGCGCTGAAGGTCGGCGTGCGGCCGGGGATGACGCTCACGGCGGCCACCGCGCTGGAGCCCGAACTGCGGCACTTCCCCTACCGCCCCCAGGACGAGGCGCAGGCGCTGCGCGCGCTGGGTGAGTCGCTCCTGGGCCTGTGCCCGGGCTTCCAGCGCAGCGCCCCGGACGGCCTGTGGTTCGACGCGAGCGCCGCGCACCTGGTGGGGGGCGAGCCGGAGCTGGGCTCGCGCGTGCTGGAGGTCTGCGCGGAGCAGGGCTACCGGGGGCACGTGACGGTGGCCTCGGAGGCGTTCACCTCGCGGGTGCTCGCGCGGCATGGCAGCCGGCGGGTGGAGGTGGTGCCGGAAGGGCAGGGCGCCCGGGCGCTCGCGCCGCTGCCGCTGGGGGCGCTGGAGGACGGCACGGCGCGGGCCTTCACGGTGCTGGGGCTGTCCACGCTGGGGGAGGTGGCGGCGCTGCCGGCCGGGGCGGTGGTGGCGCGCGGGGGCGCGCCCGCGGCCTGGGCGCACGCGAGGTGCCGGGGGGTGGACGACACGCCCTTCAATCCCGAGCCGCTGGAGCAGGCGCTGGAGGACCGCGTGGTGCTGGACGCGCCCGCGGACTCCTTCGAACCCGTGCAGTTCGCGCTCAAGACGCTGTTGGATCGGCTGGGCGCGCGGCTCTCCGGGCGGCAGCGGGCGGCGGTGCGGCTCACCTTCGTGCTGCGCCTGGACCCCACCGGGGAGGCGTCGGTGCCGCTGCTGCTGGCGCGGCCCACCGCGCGGGCGAAGCTGCTGCTGGAGCTGGCGCGGCACCGGCTGGGAGAGCTGCGGCTGGAGCGCCCGGTGGCGGAGGTCGCGGTGCGGGTGGACGCGCACGACGAGGACCTGGGCCAGCAACTGGCGCTGGGGGACGCGCCGGAGGGGGACGCGGCCCTGGAGGGGGTCCTGTCGCGGCTGGCGACGACGCTGGGGGAGGAGGCGCTGTTCTCCGCCTCCCTGGAGCCGGCGCACCGGCCGGAGGCCGCGCACGCGCCCCGGGCGTTCCATCCCCCGGAGGCGCGGCGCGGGCTCTTGTCCACGGCGGAGCCCGCGGGCCCCGTCACCGTGTGGCGCGAGGCGGGGGCAGCCCGGGAGCGGCCGTCGCGGCTGCTGGCCCGGCCGGCCCGGCTGGAGGCGGAGCTGGCGGCATCCGGGGCGCTGCTCGCGGCGCGGCTGGGGGGCAGGCGGCACCGGGTGACGGCGATGGCGGGCCCGGAGCGGCTGGGGGGCGAGTGGTGGTCGGACACGCCCTACCAGCGGGACTACTACCGCGTGCACTTCGAGGGCCTGGGGCCCGCCTGGGTGTTCCGGGACGGACGGGACGGGGGCTTCTACCTGCAGGGGTTGTTCGATTGA
- a CDS encoding NAD-dependent epimerase/dehydratase family protein yields MRILVTGAAGFIGAHVCEKLLARGDTVVGLDALDLAPGDVALRRSRLARLSGARGFTFLPGDVTDAARLREAFTVARPEGVVHLAARVGVRAPDAEAPAYADTNVTGFVRVLEGCREAKVAHLVYASSSSVYGATTPAPFREDAPVDQPLNLYGATKRANELMAHAYSHLHRLPTSGLRFFTVYGPWGRPDMAPLLFLRALSRGEPLVLHGDGRMRRDFTFVDDVAEAVVRVLDRPPEGSPPQRLLNVGHGEPVVLGDFVALLERHWGARARVTSVPAQAAEMASTWADTSRLEQATGFRPRVSVDEGVRRLVAWYRAWVDANAGR; encoded by the coding sequence ATGCGGATCCTGGTGACGGGGGCCGCGGGCTTCATCGGCGCCCACGTCTGCGAAAAGCTGCTCGCGCGCGGTGACACGGTGGTGGGGCTGGATGCGCTGGACCTGGCGCCGGGGGACGTGGCGCTGCGGCGCTCGCGCCTCGCCAGGCTGTCCGGCGCGCGCGGCTTCACCTTCCTCCCGGGGGACGTCACCGACGCGGCCCGGCTGCGCGAGGCGTTCACGGTCGCGCGCCCGGAGGGCGTGGTGCACCTGGCGGCGCGCGTGGGCGTGCGCGCTCCGGACGCGGAGGCCCCGGCGTACGCGGACACCAACGTGACGGGCTTCGTGCGCGTGCTGGAGGGCTGCCGCGAGGCGAAGGTCGCGCACCTCGTCTATGCCTCCTCCAGCTCCGTGTACGGCGCGACCACGCCGGCCCCGTTCCGCGAGGACGCGCCCGTGGATCAGCCGCTCAACCTCTACGGCGCCACCAAGCGCGCCAACGAGCTGATGGCGCACGCGTACAGCCACCTGCACCGGCTGCCCACCAGCGGCCTGCGCTTCTTCACGGTGTATGGGCCCTGGGGACGCCCGGACATGGCGCCGCTGCTGTTCCTGCGCGCGCTTTCGCGGGGTGAACCGCTGGTGTTGCACGGCGATGGGCGGATGCGGCGCGACTTCACCTTCGTGGACGACGTGGCGGAGGCGGTGGTGCGGGTGCTGGACAGGCCTCCGGAAGGCAGCCCGCCCCAGCGACTCCTCAACGTGGGCCATGGCGAGCCGGTGGTGCTGGGGGACTTCGTGGCCCTGCTGGAGCGGCACTGGGGCGCGCGCGCCCGCGTGACGTCCGTGCCCGCGCAGGCGGCGGAGATGGCCTCCACCTGGGCGGACACCTCCCGCCTGGAACAGGCGACGGGCTTCCGGCCCCGCGTGTCCGTGGACGAGGGCGTCCGCCGGCTGGTGGCCTGGTACCGCGCGTGGGTGGACGCGAACGCCGGGCGCTGA